A region from the Lolium perenne isolate Kyuss_39 chromosome 4, Kyuss_2.0, whole genome shotgun sequence genome encodes:
- the LOC127348041 gene encoding agamous-like MADS-box protein AGL61 — translation MVPRMQRGGTGRKRIDTARLIQNPAARQVAFSKRRNTLFNMAGDLSALCGVQTAVVVFSSSARGNCYAFGSPSVDAVLRRLDDVALPAAVGEEEDAATLMALRQELEDTKARVEAEKARIKAVEAGVKRAMEAARTQHWWEADVNAVGAAELPEFEAALCRLRDAVLRHTDSMHAADKNGSTSFTATTGRVDDALHADHTLYLNN, via the coding sequence ATGGTTCCCAGGATGCAGCGTGGAGGCACGGGGAGGAAGCGGATCGACACGGCGAGGCTCATCCAGAACCCGGCCGCTCGCCAGGTCGCCTTCTCCAAGCGCCGCAATACGCTCTTCAACATGGCCGGCGACCTCTCGGCGCTCTGCGGCGTCCAAACCGCTgtcgtcgtcttctcctcctCCGCTCGCGGCAACTGCTACGCATTCGGAAGCCCCTCCGTCGACGCCGTCCTCCGACGACTTGACGATGTCGCTCTTCCCGCCGCcgtcggagaagaagaagacgcCGCCACTCTGATGGCGTTGCGGCAGGAGCTGGAGGACACCAAGGCGCGCGTCGAGGCGGAGAAGGCTCGGATCAAGGCCGTCGAGGCCGGCGTGAAGCGGGCGATGGAGGCGGCCAGGACGCAGCATTGGTGGGAGGCTGACGTCAACGCGGTCGGTGCGGCGGAGCTGCCCGAGTTTGAGGCGGCTCTCTGCCGACTCAGGGACGCCGTTCTACGCCACACCGACTCGATGCATGCAGCAGACAAGAACGGTAGTACATCATTTACTGCTACTACCGGCCGCGTCGATGACGCGCTGCACGCCGACCATACTCTCTATCTCAACAACTAG